A region from the Sulfurospirillum oryzae genome encodes:
- a CDS encoding WD40 repeat domain-containing protein, with product MKYLLFLSVCASLLWSGELTPQHIIEASGTVQQIALVNDKIIAGTSNGTLETYKLSDVTKLSKIEFPKIKDFTADEIAPKVFSVDMIDKTLLAVVQTSSGARELYLVEEGKPKVIIDAHANLFISKAKFIDKNRILVALLSNELFLWDIKNKKEIYRIQPNPSHFSDFALNENKTMFASSCESGEITIIDALNGKISTVLKGGNVDNVYKVDFKKEKVLCAGQDRRGIVYDIGSGGFERFDGSFLIYAGALSPNLNLGAFAFNEQNDIVLFDLISKRKVHTLKGQKSTLNTIIFASDKELVSASDDQFIMIWRLP from the coding sequence ATGAAATATCTTCTTTTTTTAAGTGTGTGTGCAAGCTTACTTTGGAGTGGTGAATTAACGCCACAACACATCATAGAAGCATCCGGTACCGTACAGCAAATAGCACTTGTCAATGATAAAATCATTGCAGGGACGAGTAATGGAACGCTTGAAACCTATAAACTAAGCGACGTAACGAAACTTTCTAAAATAGAATTTCCCAAAATCAAAGACTTTACAGCAGATGAGATAGCACCTAAGGTTTTTTCCGTGGACATGATAGATAAAACGCTTCTTGCCGTCGTTCAAACCAGCAGTGGTGCAAGGGAACTTTATCTTGTTGAAGAGGGTAAGCCTAAAGTGATTATTGATGCTCACGCAAACCTTTTCATTTCTAAAGCCAAATTTATCGATAAAAACCGCATTTTAGTAGCGCTTTTAAGCAACGAGCTTTTTTTGTGGGATATTAAAAATAAAAAAGAGATATACCGTATCCAGCCTAATCCTTCGCATTTTAGTGATTTTGCCTTGAATGAAAATAAGACAATGTTTGCAAGCTCTTGTGAGTCAGGTGAGATTACTATTATTGATGCGCTCAATGGAAAGATATCCACCGTGCTTAAAGGCGGTAATGTGGACAATGTCTATAAAGTTGACTTTAAAAAAGAGAAAGTTTTGTGTGCGGGGCAAGACAGACGAGGCATTGTTTACGATATTGGAAGTGGTGGCTTTGAGCGGTTTGATGGCTCATTTCTCATTTATGCGGGTGCCCTTAGCCCAAACCTCAATTTAGGTGCATTTGCCTTTAATGAACAAAACGATATTGTGTTGTTTGATCTTATTTCTAAACGTAAAGTCCATACGTTAAAAGGGCAAAAAAGTACGCTTAATACCATCATTTTTGCCAGCGACAAAGAACTCGTCAGTGCAAGCGATGATCAATTTATTATGATTTGGAGACTGCCATGA
- a CDS encoding ferredoxin-type protein NapF, whose amino-acid sequence MTDGSRRGVFASLFGKKKAQKNQNELCVRPPYHQEGYEFLDHCVTCKDTPCMEACEENIILLDATTHTPCVDFTKGGCTFCEACARACPNDVLSLSCNDEKNLHVKAEIDIMACMAWHQSLCNSCLDTCEPRAIHFLGLWKPTIEIDQCIGCGMCIGICPSDAIRIKEEGKA is encoded by the coding sequence ATGACAGATGGTAGCAGAAGAGGGGTTTTCGCCTCTCTTTTTGGTAAAAAAAAGGCGCAAAAAAATCAAAATGAGTTGTGTGTGCGCCCTCCTTACCATCAAGAGGGGTATGAATTTTTGGATCATTGCGTTACATGTAAAGATACGCCTTGCATGGAAGCGTGTGAAGAAAATATCATCCTCTTGGATGCTACCACCCATACACCTTGCGTAGACTTTACAAAAGGCGGATGTACCTTTTGTGAGGCGTGTGCAAGAGCGTGTCCGAACGACGTTTTAAGCCTTTCATGTAACGATGAAAAAAACTTACATGTCAAAGCTGAGATTGATATAATGGCATGTATGGCATGGCATCAAAGTTTGTGCAATAGTTGCCTTGATACGTGTGAACCAAGAGCCATTCATTTTTTGGGACTTTGGAAACCTACGATTGAGATAGACCAGTGCATTGGATGCGGTATGTGCATAGGCATTTGTCCAAGCGATGCAATTCGGATCAAAGAGGAAGGGAAGGCATGA
- a CDS encoding nitrate reductase cytochrome c-type subunit: protein MISTKTLIMGSLLSIIVATGCAVSQSYNEEELGLRKVDLYSEKTVVGEPTSYSTVSAGESKVIQRSFENAPPLIPHDVEGMLDMTKESNACTGCHLPEVAEAVKATPIPKSHFFDMRTQKVLTEMSQARYNCSACHVPQSANEPLVQNNFKPDYRKESEKNRSNLIDTLNEGVK from the coding sequence ATGATTAGTACAAAAACGTTAATAATGGGTTCTTTGTTAAGTATTATTGTGGCAACTGGATGTGCGGTATCACAATCATACAATGAAGAAGAGTTAGGGCTTAGAAAGGTGGATCTTTACAGCGAAAAAACGGTTGTTGGTGAACCAACGTCGTATTCTACTGTGAGCGCAGGTGAATCAAAAGTGATTCAAAGATCGTTTGAAAATGCACCTCCATTGATTCCTCATGATGTTGAGGGTATGCTAGATATGACGAAAGAGAGCAATGCGTGTACGGGTTGTCACTTGCCTGAAGTTGCTGAGGCAGTGAAAGCGACTCCAATTCCTAAGTCTCACTTTTTCGATATGAGAACGCAAAAAGTGCTTACAGAGATGAGTCAAGCTCGCTATAACTGTTCAGCATGCCATGTGCCACAATCGGCTAACGAGCCTTTGGTTCAAAATAATTTTAAACCAGACTATCGTAAAGAGAGTGAGAAAAATCGTTCAAACCTCATTGATACGCTCAATGAAGGTGTGAAGTAG
- the napH gene encoding quinol dehydrogenase ferredoxin subunit NapH, with protein sequence MREWIRSHRFMMARRFTQLGILLLYVAANAYGFMLLSGNLSASLVMKKLPLADPFALLQMFAAGALAGIDVLTGAAVILLFYMVVGGRAFCSWVCPLNMVTDAANWTRRVLLLDKAVERKVWMSRNVRYWVLALSLILSFITGVAAFELVSPIGILSRGVIFGIGMSAAPILCIYLFDLFAVKNGWCGHICPLGGFYSLVGRLSLVRVKHDHTKCTLCMKCKEICPEKQVLGIISKSSGAIDSGECTNCGRCVEVCESDALSFGVRNYINTNVGEKE encoded by the coding sequence ATGAGAGAATGGATAAGAAGCCACCGTTTTATGATGGCACGACGTTTCACTCAGTTGGGCATACTTTTGTTGTATGTGGCAGCAAATGCGTATGGCTTTATGCTTCTAAGCGGCAATCTAAGTGCCTCTTTGGTGATGAAAAAGCTTCCTTTAGCCGATCCATTTGCCTTGTTGCAGATGTTTGCGGCAGGAGCGCTTGCAGGGATAGATGTTCTTACGGGTGCTGCTGTGATCCTGCTTTTTTACATGGTTGTCGGTGGTCGCGCATTTTGTTCATGGGTATGTCCTCTCAATATGGTAACAGACGCAGCAAACTGGACACGAAGAGTGCTCCTCTTGGATAAAGCAGTCGAAAGAAAAGTATGGATGAGTCGTAATGTAAGGTACTGGGTTTTAGCCCTTAGCCTTATACTATCGTTCATAACAGGTGTTGCGGCATTTGAGCTGGTCAGTCCTATCGGGATTTTAAGCAGAGGCGTCATATTTGGAATAGGTATGAGTGCTGCTCCTATACTTTGCATTTATTTGTTTGATCTTTTTGCCGTAAAAAATGGCTGGTGCGGACACATCTGCCCTTTGGGCGGGTTTTACTCTCTTGTGGGGCGTTTAAGTCTGGTACGTGTTAAACACGACCACACGAAGTGTACTTTGTGCATGAAGTGTAAAGAGATTTGTCCTGAGAAACAAGTTCTTGGCATTATCTCTAAAAGCAGTGGCGCCATAGATTCAGGAGAGTGTACCAATTGCGGACGATGTGTTGAGGTGTGTGAGAGTGATGCACTCTCTTTTGGTGTGAGGAATTACATTAACACAAATGTAGGAGAAAAAGAATGA
- the napG gene encoding ferredoxin-type protein NapG, whose protein sequence is MSNHETNKIAISPRRKFLSLIAQSSGFLALGGMVWTGYLEEAKKAPLILRPPGAVAEKDFMRLCIKCGQCVVACPYHTLSLAKPGDTKPMGTPFFVPREVPCYMCTDIPCVPVCPSGALDEKSVSKITEGVKELDITKARMGLAVVDVESCIAFWGIQCDACYRACPIMDSAIKLEYRRNERTGKHAYLTPIVNSLTCTGCGLCERACVTEKAAIHVLPLEIAKGSIGSHYIKGWEQGDEKRLEKASGDVTTHTKRSEKSAQDYLNTNEEMFK, encoded by the coding sequence GTGAGCAATCACGAAACAAATAAAATCGCAATCAGCCCACGTCGTAAATTTCTCTCTTTGATCGCTCAAAGTAGTGGATTTTTAGCGTTGGGTGGCATGGTTTGGACAGGGTATTTGGAAGAGGCAAAGAAGGCTCCATTGATTCTTCGCCCACCTGGGGCAGTTGCCGAAAAAGACTTTATGCGCCTATGTATTAAGTGTGGACAGTGCGTTGTTGCGTGTCCATACCATACGCTAAGTCTTGCCAAACCGGGTGACACAAAACCTATGGGAACGCCTTTTTTTGTGCCTCGTGAGGTTCCGTGTTATATGTGTACAGACATACCCTGTGTGCCTGTATGCCCTAGCGGAGCGTTGGATGAAAAGAGCGTTTCTAAGATCACTGAGGGTGTCAAAGAACTTGACATCACCAAAGCCCGCATGGGGCTTGCCGTCGTTGACGTTGAGTCGTGCATCGCGTTTTGGGGGATTCAGTGTGACGCGTGTTACAGGGCGTGTCCTATTATGGACAGTGCGATTAAGTTAGAGTATAGACGAAATGAGCGAACAGGCAAACATGCTTATTTAACACCGATAGTAAACAGCCTAACCTGTACGGGATGTGGTTTGTGCGAGAGAGCGTGTGTCACCGAAAAAGCGGCGATCCATGTGTTACCTTTGGAAATTGCCAAAGGAAGTATCGGCTCACATTACATTAAAGGCTGGGAGCAAGGGGACGAGAAACGCTTAGAAAAAGCGAGCGGCGATGTTACGACACATACCAAACGTAGTGAGAAGTCTGCGCAGGACTACTTAAATACGAATGAGGAGATGTTCAAATGA
- the napA gene encoding nitrate reductase catalytic subunit NapA, producing the protein MSLSRRDFLKTTAAASAAAAVGISVPAELKAAGEQAEAGWRWDKSVCRFCGTGCGIMVATKDGKIVAVKGDPAAPVNRGLNCIKGYFNAKIMYGADRLKEPLLRMNDKGEFDKHGQFKTVSWKRAFDEMEKHMKAAMKAGGPEAIGVFGSGQYTIHEGYVAAKLMKAGFRSNAIDPNARHCMASAVAGFMQTFGIDEPAGCYDDIELTDTIVTWGANMAEMHPILWSRVSDRKLSHAEKVKVINLSTYTHRCSDLADIEIIFSPSTDLAIWNYIAREIVYNHPEAIDWDFVKKNTIFATGFANIGYGLRNEADAKKNGYSEKELVINRKEDKKIISEKEAPGLAHLGIKAGDTMVMDKADLAGVHWEISFEDFKKGLEPYTLDYVAKIAKGNPDEKLEDFKAKLQTLANLYIEKERKVVSFWTMGMNQHQRGTWVNEQSYMVHFLLGKQAKPGEGAFSLTGQPSACGTAREVGTFTHRLPADMDVSIPKHREVTEKVWKLPAGTLNPMGYQHIMNIHRQIESGKIKFAWVNVCNPYQDTANAEHWIKAARNLDNFIVCSDAYPGISAKVSDLILPSAMIYEKWGGYGNAERRTQQWKQQVLPVGDAMSDTWQWVELSKRFTIADVWGEQPIKGGKLPNVIEAAKAMGYKETDTLYDILFANDFFKSFKAKDPIGDGFDNTEVFGDKRGVMGSDGKEWKGYGFFLQKAIWEEYRQFGTGHGHDLADFDTYHKVRGLKWPVVDGKETQWRFNAKYDPYAAKANNGEFAFYGDFAKALKKGNLLKPTTEETFPLKNKAKIFFRPYMDPCEMPDAEYDSWLCTGRVLEHWHSGTMTMRVPELYRAVPEALCYMHPEDAKAKGFKQGDLIWLESRRGSCKARVETRGRNRTPRGLVYVPWFDEKVFINKVCLDATCPISKQTDYKKCAVKLYKA; encoded by the coding sequence ATGTCGCTTTCAAGAAGAGACTTTCTAAAAACAACTGCCGCTGCGAGCGCTGCTGCTGCTGTGGGTATTAGCGTACCCGCCGAGCTAAAGGCTGCTGGTGAACAAGCAGAAGCCGGTTGGCGTTGGGACAAATCCGTTTGTCGTTTCTGTGGTACCGGTTGTGGCATCATGGTGGCAACAAAAGACGGTAAAATTGTCGCTGTTAAAGGTGATCCAGCAGCTCCGGTAAACCGTGGACTTAACTGTATCAAGGGCTATTTTAATGCCAAAATTATGTATGGAGCTGACCGTCTCAAAGAACCACTTTTACGTATGAATGACAAAGGTGAATTTGACAAACATGGTCAATTCAAAACTGTCTCATGGAAACGTGCGTTTGACGAGATGGAAAAACACATGAAAGCTGCGATGAAAGCAGGTGGCCCAGAAGCCATCGGTGTGTTTGGTTCAGGTCAATACACCATTCACGAAGGCTATGTCGCTGCCAAGCTTATGAAAGCGGGCTTTAGATCAAATGCCATCGACCCAAATGCTCGTCACTGTATGGCTTCAGCGGTTGCTGGCTTTATGCAAACGTTTGGAATTGATGAGCCAGCAGGCTGTTACGATGACATCGAACTCACTGACACTATCGTGACATGGGGTGCAAATATGGCGGAGATGCATCCGATTTTATGGTCAAGGGTAAGTGATCGCAAGCTTTCACATGCAGAGAAAGTTAAAGTCATCAACCTTTCAACGTATACACATCGTTGTTCTGATCTCGCGGATATCGAAATCATCTTCTCTCCAAGTACTGATCTTGCCATTTGGAACTATATCGCTCGTGAGATTGTTTACAATCACCCAGAAGCGATTGATTGGGATTTTGTTAAGAAAAACACTATTTTTGCAACAGGTTTTGCGAACATCGGTTATGGTTTGCGAAATGAAGCTGATGCTAAGAAAAATGGTTATTCTGAAAAAGAACTTGTAATCAATAGAAAAGAAGACAAAAAAATTATCTCTGAAAAAGAGGCTCCAGGTCTTGCGCATTTAGGCATTAAAGCCGGCGATACTATGGTCATGGATAAAGCTGACTTAGCGGGTGTTCACTGGGAAATTAGCTTTGAAGATTTCAAAAAAGGTTTAGAGCCTTATACGCTTGATTATGTTGCGAAAATTGCTAAAGGCAATCCTGATGAAAAACTCGAAGACTTCAAAGCAAAACTTCAAACATTAGCAAACCTTTACATCGAAAAAGAGCGTAAAGTCGTCAGTTTCTGGACAATGGGTATGAACCAACATCAACGTGGCACGTGGGTCAATGAACAGTCTTATATGGTTCACTTCCTTCTTGGCAAACAAGCTAAACCAGGGGAAGGCGCTTTCTCTTTGACAGGACAACCGAGTGCTTGTGGAACAGCGCGTGAAGTAGGTACATTTACACACCGCTTGCCTGCAGATATGGACGTTTCGATTCCAAAGCATAGAGAAGTAACTGAAAAAGTATGGAAGTTGCCTGCTGGTACACTTAACCCTATGGGTTACCAACATATTATGAATATCCACAGACAAATCGAGAGTGGAAAAATTAAATTTGCATGGGTTAACGTTTGTAATCCATACCAAGACACTGCAAATGCAGAGCACTGGATTAAAGCGGCACGTAACTTGGACAACTTCATCGTCTGTTCTGACGCGTATCCAGGAATTTCTGCCAAAGTCTCTGATCTTATTTTACCTTCTGCGATGATCTATGAGAAATGGGGTGGATACGGCAACGCAGAGCGTCGTACACAACAGTGGAAACAACAAGTCCTCCCAGTAGGCGATGCGATGAGTGATACTTGGCAATGGGTTGAGCTTTCAAAACGCTTTACGATTGCAGATGTTTGGGGTGAACAACCGATTAAAGGTGGCAAATTACCAAACGTTATCGAAGCGGCAAAAGCGATGGGTTACAAAGAGACCGATACGCTTTATGACATTTTGTTTGCAAACGACTTTTTCAAATCATTTAAAGCAAAAGATCCTATCGGGGATGGCTTTGACAACACGGAAGTCTTTGGTGACAAACGTGGTGTTATGGGCAGTGATGGTAAAGAGTGGAAAGGGTATGGCTTCTTCTTGCAAAAAGCAATCTGGGAAGAGTATCGCCAATTTGGTACAGGTCATGGACATGACTTGGCTGACTTTGACACCTACCACAAAGTAAGAGGACTTAAATGGCCAGTTGTCGATGGTAAAGAGACACAATGGAGATTTAACGCTAAGTATGATCCTTATGCTGCAAAAGCAAATAATGGTGAGTTTGCATTCTATGGTGATTTTGCGAAAGCCCTCAAAAAAGGTAACTTACTCAAACCAACCACTGAAGAGACATTTCCACTTAAAAACAAAGCGAAAATTTTCTTTAGACCGTATATGGACCCATGTGAGATGCCAGATGCTGAGTATGACAGCTGGTTATGTACAGGTCGTGTGTTAGAGCACTGGCATAGTGGTACGATGACCATGCGTGTACCTGAGCTTTACCGTGCTGTTCCTGAGGCACTTTGTTATATGCACCCAGAAGACGCCAAAGCTAAGGGCTTTAAACAAGGTGATCTTATCTGGTTGGAGAGTCGTAGAGGTTCTTGTAAAGCTCGCGTTGAAACCAGAGGAAGAAACAGAACACCTCGTGGTTTGGTGTATGTTCCTTGGTTTGATGAGAAAGTTTTCATCAATAAAGTGTGCCTTGATGCAACATGTCCGATCTCTAAACAGACAGACTATAAAAAATGTGCGGTTAAGCTTTATAAAGCTTAA
- a CDS encoding porin, which yields MKLAKLSLVAMVVAGLASSSFAASDTLADAFKNGKVTGELRAWYFDRDTGDQNDGTLTKGNADLFSTGVMLSYVTDSFYGLSLGTTFQSSSAPFADKDAKNLYATDMYGSGAVLSEAYITYTIGKTTAKVGRQFIASPLVNSSGTSMFKEAFQAAVLINTDLPNTTLVAGYSDKFQGKTSDYDGSVAGEDSKAPSFKKEAVFYGTGASNVFGFDGAYTAAAINTSITNLTLIGQYLFVNDVEFTNGGDANVFYAEGNYVVPLSNMKLLFDATYRGSRTSNATFDGFHVEGDMYQGRVGFKELAGFNASFAYSTVSSGQSVLLGAGNGPTTYTAPLIKGADVTSGANTDAYKVEVGYDFAKVGVAGLKVLGQYVKINQDASSVAVGAILNNASSDTKTKYWEGQLAYDIPSLKGLTLSLEYEDAKKEDTATVNSNEMRFRANYKF from the coding sequence ATGAAATTAGCTAAACTTAGCTTGGTGGCCATGGTCGTTGCTGGACTTGCATCTAGCTCATTCGCAGCAAGTGATACTCTTGCTGATGCCTTTAAGAACGGAAAAGTAACGGGTGAATTAAGAGCCTGGTATTTTGATAGAGATACAGGTGATCAAAATGACGGTACATTGACAAAAGGTAATGCTGACCTTTTCTCAACAGGTGTTATGCTTAGTTATGTAACAGATTCATTCTATGGTTTATCTCTTGGTACAACATTCCAATCAAGCTCTGCTCCATTTGCTGACAAAGATGCAAAAAATCTTTATGCAACTGATATGTACGGTTCAGGTGCGGTACTTTCAGAAGCCTATATAACATATACGATTGGTAAAACGACCGCAAAAGTGGGTCGTCAATTTATTGCAAGCCCACTGGTTAACAGCTCTGGAACAAGTATGTTCAAAGAGGCATTCCAAGCGGCCGTTCTTATCAACACAGACCTCCCAAACACAACATTGGTTGCTGGTTACTCTGACAAATTTCAAGGTAAAACATCCGATTATGACGGAAGTGTAGCTGGTGAGGATTCAAAGGCGCCTAGCTTTAAAAAAGAAGCTGTATTTTATGGAACCGGTGCATCAAATGTTTTTGGATTTGATGGTGCGTACACAGCCGCTGCGATTAACACGTCTATTACAAACTTAACATTAATAGGTCAATACTTATTTGTTAATGATGTTGAATTCACAAATGGTGGTGATGCAAACGTTTTCTACGCAGAGGGTAACTATGTAGTGCCTTTAAGCAATATGAAACTACTTTTTGATGCAACATATCGTGGTTCTAGAACATCAAATGCTACATTTGATGGTTTCCATGTTGAAGGTGATATGTACCAAGGACGTGTTGGTTTTAAAGAGCTAGCAGGCTTTAATGCATCTTTTGCCTACAGTACCGTATCAAGTGGACAATCTGTTCTTTTAGGTGCAGGAAATGGACCAACAACGTATACCGCTCCACTGATCAAAGGTGCTGATGTAACTTCGGGTGCTAACACAGATGCATACAAAGTTGAAGTTGGTTATGATTTTGCAAAAGTGGGTGTTGCAGGTCTTAAAGTCTTAGGTCAATATGTAAAAATTAATCAAGATGCTTCATCTGTCGCTGTAGGCGCTATATTGAATAATGCCTCTAGTGATACGAAAACTAAATACTGGGAAGGACAACTTGCTTATGACATTCCTTCACTCAAAGGTTTGACACTCTCTTTAGAGTATGAAGATGCAAAAAAAGAAGATACAGCTACTGTAAATTCTAATGAGATGAGATTTAGAGCGAACTACAAATTCTAA
- a CDS encoding nicotinate phosphoribosyltransferase gives MQRCNELSVSAKTDKYFSNTKTIIEHFGDTEVTYAFFLRRPVLCAARLALEWVETEAKKCHKNVTIEMMHEEGEWVGAGEPLFYLGGSFAFLVELETLILQKLGSACVAAYNAYEMCQILPHVSFLAMDARHCAGGEMAEMMAYGASVGSKVAQRKFGAVGFIGNATDATAHFFGREKGLGTVPHALIGYAGSTLKAAQMFHECFPNENIPILADYFGREITDTLEICSAFADLAYAGKIAVRLDTHGGRFLEGLDTQKSYDVLGRHAPDAVRDYRTEAELHDLIGTGVSAAAIWSMRENLDNAGFTKVRIIASSGFTPQKCRSMAWAKAPIDIIGTGSFLPEKWSETCATADIIAYGGTPKVKVGREFLLKKGR, from the coding sequence ATGCAAAGGTGTAATGAACTTAGCGTATCTGCAAAAACGGATAAATATTTTTCCAATACAAAAACGATCATCGAGCATTTTGGCGATACCGAAGTCACTTACGCCTTTTTCTTACGCCGCCCTGTTCTTTGCGCAGCACGTTTAGCCCTTGAGTGGGTTGAAACAGAAGCAAAAAAGTGCCATAAGAACGTTACCATCGAAATGATGCACGAAGAGGGCGAATGGGTGGGTGCGGGTGAGCCTCTGTTTTATCTTGGTGGATCTTTTGCTTTTTTGGTGGAGTTAGAAACGCTCATTTTACAGAAGTTAGGCTCGGCATGCGTCGCCGCTTACAACGCCTATGAAATGTGCCAAATACTTCCCCACGTCTCTTTTTTAGCGATGGACGCGCGTCACTGTGCAGGAGGAGAGATGGCAGAGATGATGGCTTATGGAGCCTCTGTTGGTTCAAAAGTGGCACAACGCAAATTTGGAGCAGTAGGATTCATCGGTAATGCGACCGATGCGACAGCTCATTTTTTTGGTCGTGAAAAAGGACTAGGCACCGTTCCGCACGCGCTCATCGGATACGCAGGCTCAACACTCAAAGCGGCTCAAATGTTCCATGAATGCTTCCCTAATGAGAATATCCCCATCTTGGCGGATTATTTTGGTCGGGAAATTACTGATACATTAGAGATATGTAGCGCCTTTGCTGATTTGGCGTATGCAGGAAAGATCGCGGTACGGCTTGATACGCACGGAGGACGTTTTTTAGAGGGACTCGATACTCAAAAAAGTTATGATGTTTTAGGCCGTCATGCACCTGACGCTGTGCGTGACTACCGTACAGAAGCTGAACTACACGACCTTATTGGTACGGGCGTTTCAGCGGCAGCGATATGGAGTATGCGAGAAAACCTCGATAATGCAGGCTTTACCAAAGTACGCATTATCGCCTCTTCGGGCTTTACGCCACAAAAATGCCGAAGTATGGCATGGGCAAAAGCGCCTATCGACATCATTGGAACAGGTTCCTTTCTACCCGAAAAATGGAGTGAGACCTGCGCTACCGCTGACATCATCGCTTACGGTGGCACACCAAAAGTCAAAGTCGGACGAGAATTTTTGCTTAAAAAAGGGCGTTAG
- a CDS encoding 4Fe-4S dicluster domain-containing protein → MAVKITDICIACGACIDECPVEAIVDDSDNPTGADIYYVYADKCVECVGHHSSPACMEACPTEGCIVLGA, encoded by the coding sequence ATGGCAGTAAAAATTACTGATATCTGTATCGCGTGTGGAGCTTGTATTGATGAGTGTCCTGTGGAGGCTATTGTAGATGATAGCGATAACCCAACAGGTGCTGATATTTATTATGTTTACGCAGACAAATGCGTTGAGTGTGTAGGTCATCATTCTTCACCAGCATGTATGGAAGCCTGTCCAACAGAAGGCTGTATTGTTTTAGGTGCTTAA